One part of the Terrimicrobium sacchariphilum genome encodes these proteins:
- a CDS encoding GH1 family beta-glucosidase yields MKTLSSLQFPAGFTWGAATASYQIEGAWDADGKGPSIWDLFSHDGKVWEGHTGDVACDHYHRYPEDVALMRQIGLQAYRFSFSWPRIIPDGTGAINAKGLDFYDRLVDALLETGITPWATLYHWDLPYQLFLRGGWLNPDAPKWFADYASVVVSRFSDRIRHWITLNEPQCFIGLGYFTGAQHAPGLQVGLRETLLAAHHCLIAHGLAAQVIRAESKVPARIGWAPVGAGYSPATDSPEDQAAAMAAMAEVHPNSVWNATWWADPVVLGQYPEAGLEAYGEAVPKFTDQEMKTICQPLDFYGCNVYSNGIVKADSDGKPIAAKLPAGYPHTHFMWAVTPDALFWTPKFLHDRYKLPIIITENGLSHADWVADDGMVHDAGRIDFLAKYLRQLRRAIADGVRVEGYFHWSLMDNFEWGEGYKHRFGLIHIDYQTLKRTLKDSGSWYAGIIRSNGAALG; encoded by the coding sequence TTGAAAACGTTATCCTCTCTTCAATTTCCGGCAGGTTTCACCTGGGGGGCAGCGACCGCCTCCTATCAGATCGAGGGCGCATGGGATGCCGATGGAAAGGGGCCGTCGATCTGGGATTTGTTTTCCCATGACGGCAAGGTCTGGGAGGGACACACCGGCGATGTCGCCTGTGATCATTATCATCGCTATCCCGAGGATGTTGCACTCATGCGACAGATCGGCCTGCAAGCGTACCGCTTCAGCTTCTCGTGGCCGCGCATCATTCCGGATGGTACGGGAGCCATCAATGCAAAGGGACTCGATTTCTATGATCGACTGGTGGATGCCCTGCTGGAAACAGGTATTACGCCTTGGGCAACGCTGTATCACTGGGATCTGCCGTATCAGCTTTTCCTCCGTGGAGGATGGCTGAACCCGGACGCACCAAAGTGGTTTGCCGACTACGCCTCGGTCGTCGTATCGCGATTCTCCGATCGTATCCGTCACTGGATCACCCTGAACGAGCCGCAATGTTTCATCGGATTGGGATATTTCACCGGCGCCCAGCATGCGCCGGGCCTGCAGGTCGGTCTCCGCGAGACACTGCTGGCCGCACATCATTGCCTGATCGCCCATGGGCTGGCGGCGCAGGTGATCCGAGCCGAGTCAAAGGTCCCGGCTAGAATCGGCTGGGCTCCGGTGGGGGCCGGATACTCCCCAGCCACCGATTCCCCGGAAGATCAGGCCGCCGCCATGGCCGCCATGGCCGAGGTGCATCCGAACAGCGTCTGGAACGCCACCTGGTGGGCCGACCCGGTCGTGCTCGGTCAGTATCCGGAAGCTGGCCTGGAAGCATATGGCGAGGCCGTGCCGAAATTCACCGACCAGGAAATGAAGACCATCTGCCAGCCATTGGATTTCTACGGCTGCAATGTCTACAGCAATGGCATTGTAAAGGCAGACTCTGACGGAAAGCCCATCGCGGCAAAGCTCCCCGCAGGGTATCCGCACACGCACTTCATGTGGGCCGTCACTCCGGACGCCCTATTCTGGACGCCAAAATTCCTCCATGACCGCTACAAGCTGCCGATCATCATCACCGAGAACGGGCTGTCCCATGCCGACTGGGTGGCCGACGACGGAATGGTCCATGATGCAGGACGCATTGACTTCCTCGCAAAGTATCTGCGCCAGCTCCGCCGGGCCATAGCTGATGGCGTACGAGTGGAAGGGTATTTTCATTGGTCGCTCATGGATAACTTTGAATGGGGC